The following coding sequences are from one Lolium rigidum isolate FL_2022 chromosome 6, APGP_CSIRO_Lrig_0.1, whole genome shotgun sequence window:
- the LOC124662506 gene encoding phosphatidylinositol transfer protein 3-like: protein MAKSVKAAGDAGEGEWLKVAELKAMAGAQDPHAKEVDNLTLRRFLRARGQDVGKASAMLLKSVAWRRDAVPGGGIPAERVQAELSNQMASMCGVDRAGRPVLLVLPAKHLSANRDMAGFKRYIIYLLDNICTRIPRGQEKFLCIVDLKGWGYANCDVRAYIAAIEIMQNYYPERLGKALMIHIPYLFMKAWKMVQPFIDANTREKFVFIDDKKLGETLRQELDESQVPEVYGGKLTPIPLS from the exons ATGGCGAAAAGCGTAAAAGCAGCCGGCGATGCAGGGGAAGGGGAGTGGCTCAAGGTCGCCGAGCTGAAGGCCATGGCCGGAGCCCAGGACCCACATGCCAAG GAGGTGGACAACCTGACGCTGAGGAGGTTCCTGCGGGCACGGGGCCAGGACGTGGGCAAGGCGTCGGCGATGCTCCTCAAGTCCGTCGCGTGGAGACGGGACGCCGTGCCGGGCGGCGGTATCCCGGCCGAGCGGGTGCAGGCGGAGCTGTCGAACCAGATGGCCTCCATGTGTGGCGTCGACCGAGCCGGCCGCCCCGTTCTGCTCGTCTTGCCGGCCAAGCACTTATCGGCCAACCGCGACATGGCAGGCTTCAAGC GGTATATTATCTACTTGCTCGACAATATTTGTACCAG GATCCCTCGAGGGCAGGAGAAGTTTCTGTGCATCGTGGACCTGAAGGGGTGGGGGTACGCCAACTGCGACGTGAGGGCCTACATCGCGGCCATAGAGATTATGCAGAACTACTACCCAGAGAGGCTGGGCAAGGCGCTCATGATCCACATCCCTTACCTGTTCATGAAGGCCTGGAAGATGGTGCAACCCTTCATCGATGCCAACACCAGAGAAAAG TTCGTGTTCATCGACGACAAGAAACTAGGGGAGACTCTGCGGCAAGAGCTGGACGAGAGCCAGGTGCCAGAGGTGTACGGCGGGAAGTTGACACCAATTCCCCTCAGTTAG